The proteins below are encoded in one region of Nitrospirota bacterium:
- the rpsF gene encoding 30S ribosomal protein S6 yields MELYESLFIIRTSISDEETAALIAKMKAVAEKTGAQFIKSENLGKKKLAYEVKRERKGTYAYFYFRAPSITVGELERSYRLEDPIIKFLTVHLKKELVAPRPLEASSEEFAGGRV; encoded by the coding sequence ATGGAGCTCTACGAGTCTCTGTTCATTATTCGTACGTCTATCTCCGATGAGGAGACCGCTGCCCTGATCGCCAAGATGAAGGCAGTGGCGGAAAAGACCGGCGCACAGTTCATCAAATCTGAAAACTTGGGCAAGAAAAAGCTCGCCTACGAGGTGAAGCGGGAGCGGAAGGGCACGTACGCCTACTTCTACTTCAGAGCCCCCAGTATCACGGTTGGTGAATTGGAGCGGTCCTATCGGTTGGAAGACCCCATCATCAAGTTTTTGACCGTCCATCTGAAAAAAGAACTGGTGGCGCCACGTCCGCTCGAGGCGTCATCGGAGGAGTTCGCCGGTGGCCGGGTTTAA
- the pth gene encoding aminoacyl-tRNA hydrolase: MRLIVGLGNPGASYAQTRHNAGMWVIERAAARWSIRLSRRGMAQRGSGRLGSELLELAGTLDWMNLTGPQLKGLLREYSLTADDLILIHDDLDLDLGRLRIKQGGGHGGHNGIKSVIEAIGTPEFVRIKVGIGRPAPRQDSADYVLQAFTKEEVEVLNPCLERAVDALECLIHRGTAVAMNQFNIREKPGDDAGAHPG, encoded by the coding sequence CATTGTTGGGCTGGGCAATCCGGGCGCTTCCTATGCCCAGACCCGCCACAACGCAGGCATGTGGGTCATCGAGCGGGCAGCCGCTCGGTGGTCCATCCGTCTCTCCAGGCGCGGGATGGCCCAGCGCGGCTCGGGACGGCTCGGGTCGGAACTCCTCGAACTCGCCGGCACGCTCGACTGGATGAATCTTACCGGTCCTCAGCTCAAAGGTCTCCTTCGCGAGTATTCACTCACCGCCGACGACCTCATCCTCATCCACGACGATCTGGACCTTGACCTGGGACGTCTCCGGATCAAGCAGGGCGGCGGGCATGGGGGGCATAACGGAATCAAGTCGGTCATTGAGGCGATCGGGACGCCGGAGTTTGTGCGGATCAAGGTTGGAATCGGCCGACCGGCCCCGCGTCAGGATTCAGCGGATTACGTGCTGCAGGCCTTCACGAAAGAAGAGGTCGAGGTCTTAAACCCCTGTCTGGAGCGCGCCGTCGACGCCTTGGAATGTCTGATCCACCGGGGGACGGCTGTGGCGATGAACCAGTTTAATATACGGGAGAAGCCGGGGGACGATGCGGGGGCGCATCCCGGCTGA
- a CDS encoding single-stranded DNA-binding protein, which produces MAGFNKVILIGNLTRNPELRYTPNGTPVASLGLAVSRRYKQGEELKEEVCFVDIVVFGKQAEHCGQYLSKGSGVIVDGRLQQRRWETEDGQKRSKHEVVAQTVTFMPKRQDGGGGAEAPAHDDVGYEPEEHV; this is translated from the coding sequence GTGGCCGGGTTTAACAAAGTCATCCTCATCGGGAACCTCACGAGGAATCCCGAGTTGCGGTATACGCCGAACGGGACGCCGGTGGCCAGTCTGGGCCTGGCGGTCAGCCGGCGCTATAAGCAGGGCGAGGAATTGAAAGAGGAAGTCTGTTTTGTCGACATTGTGGTGTTTGGCAAGCAAGCGGAACATTGCGGACAGTATCTTAGTAAGGGGAGCGGGGTCATCGTCGACGGGCGGCTGCAGCAGCGCCGGTGGGAAACGGAAGACGGCCAGAAGCGCAGCAAGCACGAGGTGGTGGCCCAAACGGTAACGTTCATGCCGAAGCGCCAGGATGGCGGCGGTGGGGCTGAGGCGCCGGCGCATGATGATGTCGGCTATGAACCCGAAGAGCACGTCTAA